The genomic segment TGAATCCAGCCTATGGGAAAGTGAGAGGGAATGAGCATCAGGAATAGGAACAGGTAAAGGAACAGACTTCTCACCCGTAGAACGCTCGGTCTGGTTCATGCTGCAACATTTTGTAGAAATCACCCAGTGCCTTTATCTCACAGGCAGCctgagaatggggggggggggaaagaggagAATCAATGACATTGTAGAGAGACAGAGATATGCaagagactgtcatagactgagagacacaactttccaatattcccataaactgccccccttgccccacccatttcaccccctctacctgctttggcaatgctaAATGTATTTGATCCTgcaaagagagagggagagagacaggAGGGGAGAGAAGTGATAGAGAGAGGGGAGAGGAGAATTAATGACATTGGAGAGCGagagagggggaggggagagagatgtgATAGAATGAAATGAGAGGAGAATGAGAGAAAGGGAAGAAACATGGGTTTCTGAATATACACACAGTTGTACTCGGTCACACACAGGCAATATCTACATCTAGCTGAGCTGTGTGAGAGACGTACAAgagccgagagagagagagagagagagagagagagagagagagagagataaagagagagagagagataaagagagagagagatagataaagagagagatagataaagagatagatagagagatagatagataatagatggatgatagatagataatagatagatatagtgaataaagtaccccctcttgtaaaatataaggatattataagttaccgaggagtttcatgaccatataaaaacacgaggccgaaggccgagtgtttttatacaggtcatggaactccgaggtaacttataatatcctcatattttacaactgggggtactttatttattataatacacaaattttagtgagtcatgtgacagaaattacatcactactcaccgtttataactgatgacatcactactcaccgtttataaggatatattttacaagatattcatggcttttgtgtattatatagagatagatgatagatagatagatagataggagatagatagatagataatagatagataatagagatagatagatagatagataggagatagatagatgatagataggagatagatagatagatagataatagatagacacactcacagtatatatacacacacactgaccttTGTGTCTGACAGGCGTGCAGTTACTGCTGGATCACACAGAACCTCTgcaagagacagacagacactaaCATTGTACAAGTGACAGACCAATGACAGTATTTATCAAAAGactgaaatgggggggggggataccaAGCAAAACAACAAGGCTGTACCTTGTGCCTCAGCCCATTAGCTGCACAGTTGTAAAACCCTTATCAAGCTTCTCATCTGCAAATCCAGGGCTACAGACAAGAGATCTCCCATGTAAAGGTGATTCAGACCAACTCCTGGCTTCAAGGGTCTGACCAGGACTGGAATTGGGGTTTACCTTGAGATTTAGTGCAGGTGCGTCAGCGCCTGTAGTGAAGAACTGGCCTGTGTCATTCCTGGCCTGTTAGAGACCTCCGCCATCACTAGGACTCCATGTTTATAATAACTGACCTGAGACCTTTGGAAGATTCTGACTCACGTGAAACTCAAAAAACATTGTTGTTCATCCTTTCCATTTGTGGGGTCGGCAGATGTTTATGGCAGGAGAGAGCTGGACTttagctggtcatagacgcaaagatccgatcgtacgaatcctcaaacgatcggactccccccatctcccgacctgccactaaccattccgatcaaataaagtagtaaaagaacagatgagccgatgttctgcccctatcgtacgatagttatgtccgaccaaagctggtgacagtctcccactgaaaatcgttagatcggcaatacacgcagagatattatcagcagccgacagaaatctcttaacctgtccgatcgactgatcTCCACCGGATGAAACATGTTGAGagtctccacacacggcccgaaaatcatacgaatcctcaattcgattggatcggatctttgcgtctacggcCAGCTTAAGAAGCCTTAGAAATAACAGTGAtatctcttaaaggataagtgaaccttaaaaataagtgaatgtaaagttgatgagagtgctattctaagcacctttgaaatgtacattcattatttattttctttttattccaagatattaagggatacatgtactgttaatatgaatgaattttgttacaacagcaccacctgctggtcattttcccaccagtctgaccaccaagtagtcaaggaagttgtcaggagaaagaaagaggctgctctgatgttcttctacttaggaaagatttgagaaaggtttctacttttattcctaagcagaagaacatcagagcagcctctttctttctcctgacaacttccttgactacttggtggtcagactggtgggaaactgaccagcaggtggcgctgttggaacaaaattcattcatattaacagcacatgtatcccttaatatcttggaattaaaaataaaaactaatgaaTGTAcgctgcaaaagtgcttagaatagccccctcatcaattttacattcacttattttaaaggtttacttatcctttaaagcaacTGTACATGTGAAGAGTGGGCAAGTTGACTCGGGCTCATCTGAGCTTCAGGCCACAGTGGGGTCAGTGTTGAGATGACACTGGGAGATGTTGCAGCGCACTCGGCTGCAGTCCACACGCACAGGTCAGGAAGGCTTTGGCCAACAGGATTAtcaaaatactagggatgcaccgaatctagggttgtcacctgtttggttttgacccaaacagttcggtttttgtaaggcctgttcatTTCTGAACtctctgttcggttttcagccttatgaaacctgaacaataatctggtcaatacatgaaaagcatttaaatactgaGATACTCCCCtaaacatggcttagttactatcaagtgcagttcatttcttattagtacaggtacacaaaaaaagcaaatcaatcaagaatgtgtgtttttttttactaaattctcattgctgtatttcaggagttttctggataattgatttctgtataatagatctcatacctgtaatcaaaGGATTGGGCtgaatcatcaagcagaatatagctagagatagagttgccacctgtgaggttttgaactgggcatcaacactttaaggGTCAcggcacacgttcagattcggggagattagttgcccggcgacaaatctcctcttcttcgggcgactaatctcgctaaactgcctcccgccggttagaatctaaatcaccggcttGATGGCACTTAGggctttccaaagttgcctcacgaggaaacttgggatgacttcggaaaacaaagcgatccgagtgtcatgaagccggcgatttacattctagccagtgggaggcagttcggggagattagtcgcccgaagaagaggagatttgtcccctgAGCATGTGCCCAGATGCTAAAACATTAAGAATACTGGaaagaaatccagccagttgcatctaagtgatgcaataaccttgccctggtgtcataactccaccaacatcattgtgcccacctctgatgtcatcatgcctgttcttACATCACTGACCCACCACcgttatctgccccgccccctgtgttcgggtttagccatcagcaaatgtggcaaccctaaccgaatccaggattcagcctttttccacAGGATTCTGTTGAATCCTTATtcatggccgaaccaaatcctaatttgcatatgtaaatgaggtgtgggaagggaaatcacatgactttttgtcacaaaacaaggaagtaaaaaaaagttccccACCTTTCCCTCCCCTGAttttattcagccaaatctttcactaagaattcggctgaaccccaaaaagtggattcagtgcatccctacaaaatatgAAGAGATAAACTGTTATTTAATATTAATCTGAAACACCAAGCAACCCTTATATGGTATGATCGactacaaggggcagatttatcaagactacaatttaaaaaaaaaaaaaaaaattaaaatttcgagatttatcacactctagccctttaagaactcgaattagactatttgccgcctaaaacctgccgaattgctgtttaagccaatgggagatgtccatggAATCATTTTTTGGCTTGTTTGCAGctttcttgacattcaagtttttgtttttttggagaaaaaaaatggaatctggttattaaaattcgaatcgaattagattcgagttttcaggtcgattacattcatccgagtttaaaaaaaaaaaacgtagatttttttttttttttggttgaatttcgaatttagaGGAGTTTtgaaaaattcgacctttgataaatgtgccttaagTGTGATGCAACTGTTCAGTGAGTGATCTCTGTATCCAATGCAGCATGAAAGATACTTATGACTGGGGCAGGAGAGGCGTGAGGGGGTCCCCTACTGTTAACAACAGAAAGCAATTACACCTACACCCCACCCACACCTACATAGAATGActccatctaaacacaaatgcattgttattgctactttttattactcatctttctattcagacctctcctattcatatcccagtctcttattcaaatcaatgcatggttgctaggggaattggaactctagcaaccagatttctaaaattgcaaactggagcgcttgctgaataaaaaacgaaataactcaaaaaccttaaataataaaaaatgaaaaccaattgcaagttgtctcagaatctctctctctatatcataatataagttaatttaaaggtgaacaatccctttaataaatggggttacactattttggatttggatttctcCCCATTGGAGCACAAGAGCGGATCTAGAAGGAGAGTAAGATCTGCTAATACTACGGGCAATATACCGAATGTTCGGCGTGTGAGTAGGAAATTTAGCCAAATGGTGGTGGTAACTGATTGGGTATAAAGAACTAACAACTACAAAtggaaagtttaaaggggaagtacacctgAAAGAATATATTCCAGCACCGGGTGCTCTTGCAATATCTTAACCTGCTGCACTATTTTGGGTTTCTGCTTTCTCTGTTGGCGCTGATCTATATACAATTTTCTGGACCCAAATGACAATGACCACAGTCAGGTGTGAGTTCTTACTGCTCATTGGAACTCAAACTGGATCACAATCACACACATGAGGGTATTAGCCAATGGCTCAGAGTGAAAAGGTTTCCAGCCGCCAATAAATactggaatggggggggggggagtagagaATTTTTATACATGGGCTTCCCTGTGACCTGATCTTTGAACTTGAATCTTTGAGCTTGACCCTCAGACTAAACCGCGCTCCCCATTGGTCAATGAATTACCCGTGAGAGAGTACTTGTGCCCAGACGAGCTGTGAACTTGTAGGAATTTGCCGCGGTTTTCCAGCAGTATTTTCAGATCCTGTTTCACGGCTCGGAGGAAAAGGAACTCGCAAAACTGCTCCCGAACAAATCCGGGAGACGCAACAAGGACCACCTTCACCACTAGGGATGAGAGAGACACACAttgtattaaacaaaatatataaagctCAGTAGAAGAAAAACAGCGGCAGGCTGTATCAAGAAAACTGTGACTAGAAATATATGCATCAAAGATATGCCAAGAATGTGCACCATTTAAACTGCCGCGGGAGCAATGCAAAGGCAGGACAACttctcactgcaaaaaaaatcgcAGCcaggatttaaaggggtggttcgcctctaaagggatactgtcatgggaaaaccttgtttttttttccaaaacacatagttaatagtgctgctccacagaCTTATGCACtcaaatccaattctcaaaagagcaaacagatttttttatattcaattttgaaatctacatggggctagacatattgtcagttttcccaggtgcccccagtcatgtgatttgtgcctgcactttaggatggaactactttctggcaggctgtttctcctactcaatgtaactgaatgtgtctcagtgggacctggattttactattgagtgttgttcttagatctaccaggcagctgttatcttgtgttagggagccgttatctggttacattcccattgttcttttgtttggatgctgggggaggggtgaagagagggggtgctatcactccaacttgcagtacagcagtaaagagtaactgaagtttatcagagcacaagtcacatgactgggggcagcttggaaactgacaatatgtctagccccatgtcagatttgaatataaaaaaaatcagtttgctcttttgaaaaatggatttcagtgcagaattcagctggagcagcactattaacccatgacagtatccctttaaaggtaactTCACTATGTTACAGAACGgccaattttaaacaacttttcaattggttttcattatttattttttatagttttatagttatttgcctttttcttctgcagctttcacatgggcgttgctgaccccttctaaaaaaacaaagacaaatgctctgtaaggctacacatgtattgttactttttattactgatccttctattcaggcctctcctattcatattccagtctctcaatgcatggttgctagggtcatttggacgctagttaccagattgcttaagatgcagatgcaaattgaagagctgctcaataaaaagctaaataacaaaaaaaaacttcaataataaaaaatgaaaaccaattgcaaattgtcactctctacatcatacgaagagttatctcaaaggtgaacaagccttttttttaaaaaaaaaaaaaaaagggggggggggtgatctaCGAATGAGGTGAGGGGAAACTGAACAAGAGAAGGGAGAAGCCAAAGAGAAGTGAGATTACTCACCATCAAAGTTGATGTGCCGCAGAATTCCCTGCATGACCTGCTCATAGAACTTCTCCAGAGCCTGTGGATGGGAGAGAGGCCAAATATCATTTACTGGGAATAGAAATACACTGAGGTGCAGGTACTACAGGCAGTCGCATGGTACAGTcaaacctccattttacatattttatttgtggtcccaccaagttataattgcattttaaatgggtgcatttccctgctTTTAATcaatattttcctggattttacatcaaaattttgtcctgttGTTTCTAAAAACAGCTTTTCTTTTACTCTacgaatgttattatttgtgaaataatgaggtttaaaattagggatgcaccgaatccactattttggattcggccgaaccaccgaatccttcatgaaagtttAGCCGAATAACGAACTGAATCCTtatctgcatatgtaaatcaggggtgttgggaaggggaaaacatgttttacttcctagtttagtcactcaatttccctcccgcccctaatttgcatatgcaaattaagattgcaatttggttcggccgggcagaaggactcggctgaatcctgctgaaaaagcccgaattccgatctgaatcctggattcggggcaaccctatttaaaatactaaccagatgtatattttgtagggatgcaccgaatccaggattcggattgggactcggcctttttcagcaagattcagattcggatgaatccttgtATCTGGGCGAACCGAAcacgaatttgcatatgctattcagggacaggaagggaaatcactcaaaataaggaagtaaaaaatattcccactttttctccttcctgcccctaatttgcatatgctaattaagaTTTGTtttcgcccaaatctttcacaaagaattcggggattcggtgcatccctaatattttgccatggttctgcctgtaaatggtcagttCCAATGAGCcacttatacagtcctgcacaaaacaaaatccaataaaataacGGCCTTTTGCACaattcctgcatgtagagagacatgatgatgatttcagtatgatgaagcttatgttaaattttcattttcgtgatagttcccctttaagtaccatTCAGAAGGCCAAcattaacaccccccccccccccatcatggGGGTTTGTCATAAGCCTGCAGCCCAGCCTGGAAATGCAACATCTGAGCTCACTATCACCGGTATTAAATTTTGGAGGAAATCGACTCTCTCTTGAGTTGATGCAGCATGGACATGTTACCGTGCCGGAGAAAAAGGACTCTGCTTTCTCCGCTTTTATCGGCAACCTATTTGTGCTGCTTCAGCAgccaggttaaaggagaactaaaccctaaaaatgaatgtggctaaaattgccacattttatataatgaccttattgcacgaggctaaagtttgagcttgtcaatagcagcaatgatccaggacttcaaacttgtcacagggggtcaccatcttggaaagtgtctgtgacactcacatgctcagtgggctctgattggctgttgagaagctaagcttagggctcgtcactaattatccagcagaaaatcagcttcccctgtaatataagctgatgctacaggtttgctgattattaaatgctgatgctaattgcactggtttctgtgctgccatgtagtaattatctgtattaattactaatcagccttatattgtgacatttctattctatgtgtactgtatattgtgagtgggtccctaagctcagtaagtgacagcagcacagagcatgtgcagttaatcagcagaaaagaagatggggagctactggggcatctttggaaacacagatctttactgctaaagggctgtggttgccttgggctggtacagaagcacaaaacataatgtacaacatttctagctacttctttagttaggctttagttctcctttaatatgcctCAGTTCTGCTGGTGCAACAGGGAAACAACAGACGGCCACAAGGGCTCACAAAGGGACAGAACCTCGAGAAGAAATTCTTCAGAAGAAATGAGGACCAGTGAAAATACAATGATACTTATTTGCATCAGGATAACAAGGATACACAAAAGTCAGATGCCAATGTAGTGTAAGGACCTTTTCATGCTGCGTACAGTTGCCCCTCCTCTTGCGTGGAATGCTGGTCTCAATCTTGGCTCGGAGAAGGGTCATACTGGGCGTGACCAAACAGATGTGGGCCAGACCCTCCTGCATCACTACAGCAGCAACATCTGCACTAAATGCAGGATCACAGGCCTGCTCTGTAGGAACAGACACACCACATGTTCAAGCATCACTCTGCTCTTTTGTGCCACACACTGTCTATGCAACATCTTGTATTTGTAGATATATATTGCAATTATAAAGgaaactgtcagtttcccagctgcccccagtcatctgacttgtgctctgataaacttcagtcactctttactgcaagttggagtgatatcacacccctccctccccagcagcctaacaacagaacaatgggaaggtaaccagatagcagctccctaacacaagataacagctgcctggtagatctaagaacaacactcaatagtaaaatccaggtcccactgagacacattcagttacattgagtaggagaaacaacagcctgccagaaagcagttccatcctaaagtgctggctctttctgaaagcacatgaccaggcaaaatgacctgagatgcacctacacaccaatattacaactaaaaaatacacttgctggttcaggaattacattttatattgtagagtgaattatttgcagtgtaaaaagtttcatttagaaataataatgacatcataaaaatcatgacagaatccctttaaacataaaaacGAGAGGTCTGTATTATCACTGAATGAATTACGTGTGGAGACATAAATATGGCACCTAGATTTCCCTTAGGCCAACTGTGCGCAGATACAGCCTGAAGAGTCCGAGTTTGGATTTACTGTATGGTTCTGAAGCTTaaggctgtgtgtgtgtctccaCCCATAAGTCCTTCAGTGAGGGtttaaaacctgttttttatttaaagggattctgtcatgattcttatggtatagtttttattcctCAATTAcatggtttacactgcaaacaattcactctaccatttaaaatgtaattcctcaaccaacaagtgtatttagttgtaatattggtgtgtaggtgcatctcaggtcattttgcctggtcatgtgctttcagaaagagccagcactttaggatggaattgctttctggcaggctgttgtttctcctactcaatgtaactgaatgtgtctcagtgggacttggattttactattgagtgctgttcttatatctaccgggcagctgttatcttgtgttagggagctgctacattcccattattctgttgttaggctgctggggggggtgggcgcggaggtgatatcactccaacttgcagtacagcagtaaaaagtgactgaattttatcagatcACATCACaggactggaggcacctgggaaaccgaaatatgtctagccccatgtcatatatctaaataaaatataaaaataatgtttttgctcttatataaaattaatttcagcacaaaattctgctggagcagcacaattaactgatgcattttgaaaaaaattttttttttccctgtgacaatatccctttaaaggaccagtaaaataaaTTTTCTGGTTTAAAAGGCTTGTACTCTTggcaatgtatatttataaaccaACATGTTATACTTGCATAACCAGGATATACATGTGAGCCAACATGAGTCAGACCAACCATAAAGCAATTCCCACAGTGAGGCACACAGCTGTATAGTACTAGTATAGTACTAGCAATAGGCCAACAGCAGTGCATGGAAGCAGAAGGCACAGCAAGCAATCTCACCAATTCTCTCCAGTACAATGCTGTCCCATTGTTTTTTGGCCAGTGTGAACTTGCGGTTCGGCTCCAGTTCTATGGTATGGTATGCTCCCATCTGCATGGATTACAGACAAACAAACAATGAAAGGGTGGATTGGGGTGGGATATGAAAGAAAGGCTAAGAAATTAAATGGACGAAGAGAAGAATGTAAGGAAATTAAGATCAGTGTTCAGCATGACTATACAGATACCTGATAGAATGGAAGTAAGATAACAGACAATGGAGAATATTCTACTCGCAAGATGGGGACTATCCAGGAAGAGTGAGAAGTTAAAGGGGTATGAATTGAAATGGACTATTCAAACTTGAAAGGGGGTTAAATAGGGAATGGAATGAGTTGGCTGAGGAATACGGAAAACTGAAGGGAGTGCAAGATGGGAACAGGACAACCAAATGGAAGAGAGTATGAAATGAGGAGATGATTACTGTATGATATGGTGAAGAAGAGCGTGTTAAATGGAAGAAAGCATGACATGGGAGTATAGAATTGGGAGAGGAGTACCGTGGGTGAAAGAAACTAAGCGTATGAGTGAAATACCCAATATAAAGCCCATCGGGAGAATAAAAGATATAGGAGATGTGTCCTGAGAATGAAATAAAGGACCATTTAAACTTTGAGAGGAGAAATGAGAAGCTGAGAGAGAAGAAGAATAAAGTCGTAAAgttccaaaaatataaaaacaatgcgTTGTATTTTATAAGCTTCCGTTATGTCTCTTTGGTAACATAGATTGTAAACTGCATGTTGCATCATGTTACCCAAGAGTAGAAAAGGACAGTCtttaaaatgcaatgtatatACACACAAGCAGCTGCATTCATGTGGGGAggcaagcagacaatgaaagGTGTATAAACAATGGGAGGAGTATAAAATGGGAAATGTAATATTACTGGATGAATGGAGGATGAGATGGAGAGGGAATACAGAGCAGAGTATGGGATGAAGATAGATGTAACaacagaactataaaaaaatgaagtatGAGATGAGGAGGGAGTCCTGGGCATATAGGATGTAAAGAAATTTAACAACAAAGCAAACAGAGAACAAGGGGATACGAGATGAAAAACACTGAAAATGGACATTACAATTTGTGGAAGAAGAACTGAGAACAGAGGATATCGGATCAGCAGTGAGTAGTAAGTATGGAGGGTATGAGATCAAGATGGAGTAGCTAACACAGCAGAGTATGAGATGGACAAAGTTGTAACAATGTAGCAAGACATGGGGGATATGAGATAGGGAGTACTGTGAATGGAGGGTATGTGTAGTGAGGGTGCACGGAGCACAGCAGGGAATGGGTTGGTACCAATGAGAAAAAGGGGGTATGGAATGGGGATTATATACGGAGAATGGAAGGGTATGAAATGGGGAGGGTATGAGATGGGGAGGAAGTACTGAGAACGGAAGGGTATGAGATGAGAAAGGAGTAGTGAGAATAGAGGTTATGAGATGGGAAGGGAGTACTGAGAACGGAAGGGTATGAAATGGGGAGCGAGTATGGAGAACGAAAGGGTATGAGATGGGAAGAGAGTATGGAGAATGGAAGAGTATGAGATGGGGAGGGAGTACTGAGAATAGAGAGTGTGAGATGGGGAGGGAGTACTGAGAATGGAAGGGTATTTGAATACTGAGGCTAAAAACTTGGGGAGGAAGAAAGGAAAATGACTCCATTACCTTCACATACTGATTCTCCTGGATATTAATCCCTTTGACTCTCAGCTGACAGGCTTGGGAATCAAAATCGATAGTCTCTACACAAATCGTGAGCGTGGTCCGAACACGGTTACTGCCCACACTGCCCGTGGATGATTCTGTCTGCACTTTCCTAAAGTCATACACAGTGGGGAGGAATGACATAGCATTTATATCACACAGAACAGGGGCACACACTCATTGACTAATTCCCTgggctttaaagaagaaggaaaggctaaaattaagtaagatttatcagaaaggtctatataaatacaccagtaaaccctcaaagtaatgctgctctgagtcctctgtcaaaagaaacagcacatttctgtccttctattgtgtactcatgggcttctgtatcagacttcctgttttcagcttaaacctccagggttagggcttgagcatgctcagtttgctcctctccccctcccaccttctctgctgtaatctgagcccagagctatgagtgagcagggagagactcaggcaggaagtgatgtcacaacaagcaaatatggcagctgattTGCTAAAttaacagagcttcta from the Xenopus laevis strain J_2021 chromosome 9_10L, Xenopus_laevis_v10.1, whole genome shotgun sequence genome contains:
- the pelo.L gene encoding protein pelota homolog (The RefSeq protein has 1 substitution compared to this genomic sequence), encoding MKLIRKDIEKDNAGQVTLIPEEAEDMWHTYNLLHVGDSLQASTIRKVQTESSTGSVGSNRVRTTLTICVETIDFDSQACQLRVKGINIQENQYVKMGAYHTIELEPNRKFTLAKKQWDSIVLERIEQACDPAFSADVAAVVMQEGLAHICLVTPSMTLLRAKIETSIPRKRRGNCTQHEKALEKFYEQVMQGILRHINFDVVKVVLVASPGFVREQFCEFLFLRAVKQDLKILLENRGKFLQVHSSSGRKYSLTEVLCDPAVTARLSDTKAACEIKALGDFYKMLQHEPDRAFYGIKQVEKANEALAVDTLLVTDELFRHQDVPTRTRYVRLVDSVKDNGGTVRIFSSLHVSGEQLNQLTGVAAILRFPVADLSDEESSSDED